The region GCAATTCCAGGTTCCGATCGGCTTCGATACAGATGTGAACGGCGCAGCGCTGGGCGAATACACCTGGGGGGCAGCGCAAGGTCTGGATAGCTGCCTCTATATCACGGTGGGCACCGGAATCGGTGCCGGTGCCGTGGTAGGCGGGAAGCTCGTTCACGGGCTGTCCCATCCTGAGATGGGCCATATTCTGGTCCGTCGTCATCCTGAGGACCACTACGAAGGCTTCTGCCCTTATCACGGCGATTGCCTAGAGGGTCTGGCAGCAGGTCCGGCCATCGGCAACCGCTGGGGGAAGCCGGCGGGCGAATTGCCTGCGGATCATCCGGCCTGGGCGATGGAGGCCCACTATCTGGCTCATGCTCTTATGAACTATGTGCTGATTCTCTCGCCGCAGAAGATCGTAATGGGCGGCGGTGTGATGAAGCAGAGCCAGCTCTTCCCGCTGATTCATGCCAAGCTGCAGGAGCTGCTCGGCGGATATGTGCAGCATCCGGCGCTCAATGAAGAGATCGGCAGCTATATTGTGCCTCCGCAGCTTGGAGATAACGCCGGTCTGTCGGGCGCACTGGGTCTGGCCAAGCTGGCTTTGGACCGCAAATAGGATCTCCTGACAAAAAGGCATTGACTGTTACGTAATATATGGTATTCTAGGTTTTAACAGTATAGCATTTAAGAGGAAGCACCTCTTTCACGAATTTCGTGGGAGAGGTGCTTTTTTGCGTTCAAATATGTCATGCGTACTGTAAGACGACGAAAGTAGGGATTCATATGCAGATCGTATTTATGAACCGTTTGTGCAGAAGATCAGGAGTGGACGGGGAGGTTTTTGCCCAGCTGTGGATTGGAGAGGAAGAGGGGCAGTGGCGTCTGGGCTGGCGTGACTTCTCCGGCGAGCAGGAGACGGGCGATAGCCTGTGGTATGAAGGCGGATCATGGAATGAGATGCTGTGCGTATACCGGCACGAGCTTGCCGTGAAGATGGGGGAGGGCTACCGCCCGCTGATTGACGGGGTATTCCATGAGGAGGATAATCTCAGCAGCCGCAGCCAGGAGCAGCTTAGGCTACAGTATTACAGTGAGCAGTACGGGAATGAAGACATCTTCGAGGAGCTCTGCACCTGGCGTAGGGGCAAGGCCTCCAGCGAACGGAAGGCGCCTTATATCCTGGCCAGCAACCGTCTGCTGCGCATGATCAGCGCATTTCTTCCCCACACGGAGGAAGAGCTGCGGCAGCTTCCAGGTGTAGGTGAAGGCAAAGCCTCACAGCATGGCGCAGACTGGCTCAGTATCACTGCGGCGGCCGAGCGTGAGCATGATTTTCCGCTAAGCTGGGTGAATCATGCCATAGACGAAGAGAGCTTCGTATCCTGGCATTATAAGCAGAAGGAGCTTAAGTACAAGAAGGAGCTGGAGCGGCTGAGATTGCGGCGTGTTCTGTTGCAGGGGATCGAAGAGGGGCAAGGGATGGAGCAGCTCAGAGTGCTTAGCGGAGTGTCCCGCCGTGAAGTGCTTGAAGTGGTAGAGGAACTGGAGAAGGACGGATACTCGGCCGAGAAGCTTATTGCCCTGGAGCTGAGCGGAGTGAGCCCCGAAGAACAGAACAATATTTGGACAGCCTATGAACTGATCGGCGACAACTTCCTGAAGCCTGTCCTTTACAAAGCTTACGGCGAACCTTTCGTTCCTGCCGACGGACTCGATCTGTATTACGAACGCCTGCGGCTGATCCGCATCCGTTTCCGGCGGGAGCATCCGGCCGCGTTAGGGGTATCACTCCTCAATAATGATTGAGACTGACGGCCTGCATCGGCCCCAATCTGCAGTCCTGATGACCCGCATTCCTGGGCAGCGCAGACGCATTACATACGGGGG is a window of Paenibacillus sp. FSL H3-0469 DNA encoding:
- a CDS encoding ROK family protein; protein product: MKLLGAIEAGGTKFVCGIGNEDGTIIDRVSFPTATPQETMSQVMDYFSGKAVEAIGIGSFGPIDPVIGSPTYGYITTTPKPHWGGYNLVGAVEEQFQVPIGFDTDVNGAALGEYTWGAAQGLDSCLYITVGTGIGAGAVVGGKLVHGLSHPEMGHILVRRHPEDHYEGFCPYHGDCLEGLAAGPAIGNRWGKPAGELPADHPAWAMEAHYLAHALMNYVLILSPQKIVMGGGVMKQSQLFPLIHAKLQELLGGYVQHPALNEEIGSYIVPPQLGDNAGLSGALGLAKLALDRK
- a CDS encoding HRDC domain-containing protein, whose product is MQIVFMNRLCRRSGVDGEVFAQLWIGEEEGQWRLGWRDFSGEQETGDSLWYEGGSWNEMLCVYRHELAVKMGEGYRPLIDGVFHEEDNLSSRSQEQLRLQYYSEQYGNEDIFEELCTWRRGKASSERKAPYILASNRLLRMISAFLPHTEEELRQLPGVGEGKASQHGADWLSITAAAEREHDFPLSWVNHAIDEESFVSWHYKQKELKYKKELERLRLRRVLLQGIEEGQGMEQLRVLSGVSRREVLEVVEELEKDGYSAEKLIALELSGVSPEEQNNIWTAYELIGDNFLKPVLYKAYGEPFVPADGLDLYYERLRLIRIRFRREHPAALGVSLLNND